The proteins below are encoded in one region of Tachypleus tridentatus isolate NWPU-2018 chromosome 4, ASM421037v1, whole genome shotgun sequence:
- the LOC143248517 gene encoding uncharacterized protein LOC143248517: protein MNVYRRFWFSLMVTLLSGSISVTIAGVMKLTENCGARETRHKLHESEQCVNLKAELRDLYTSPFTIDTTKPSRLCEFFYHIHNCTRVFLTMECLTEKEKLNFENWRRLLNAELNYLCENNQLILATLINGNASSCDVNTNNKHDECVDKLLTFIKNFQRMFHMSSDCRIAEDAFGCIDTIFTTCSQDVRDIYKGLIETFMEESNCFENLGFPLKLKMF from the exons ATGAACGTTTATAGAAGATTTTGGTTTTCTTTGATGGTCACTTTACTTTCAG GTAGCATCTCTGTCACTATTGCCGGTGTTATGAAACTTACGGAAAATTGTGGAGCCAGAGAGACACGTCACAAACTTCACGAATCCGAACAATGTGTTAACTTGAAAGCCGAACTACGAGACCTGTACACTTCTCCCTTTACAATCGATACAACAAAACCCTCCAGATTATGCGA ATTTTTCTACCATATCCATAATTGTACCAGAGTCTTTCTAACAATGGAATGCTTGACagagaaagaaaagttaaattttgaGAACTGGAGAAGATTATTAAATGCAGAATTAAATTATCTATGTGAAAACAACCAACTGATCTTGGCAA CACTTATCAATGGGAATGCGTCTTCCTGTGATGTGAACACCAACAACAAACATGATGAATGTGttgataaattattaacttttataaaaaatttcCAACGTATGTTCCACATGTCATCAGATTGTAG aatagCTGAAGACGCTTTTGGATGCATCGACACTATATTCACCACTTGTAGCCAGGACGTCAGAGATATTTACAAGGGTTTAATTGAGACTTTCATGGAAGAATCCAATTGTTTTGAAAACCTTGGTTTTCCTTTGAAATTGAAGATGTTTTAA